One genomic segment of Streptomyces sp. NBC_00239 includes these proteins:
- the cbiQ gene encoding cobalt ECF transporter T component CbiQ, with product MLPIDAAAHGSRWRGRHPLEKAVLGLGLTTAALCLPPWPGGPLVAAATLAVLLGPAGVAPRQLWRAFRIPLGFCFTGALPLLVQVGGPAGLVSAAPGGPQHAAELLLRTSAGSLGVLLFAFTTPVSDVLPRLVRAGVPAPVVDVALVMYRIGFLLLDSLAQVRRAQAARLGHTGRAAVWRSLAGQGATVFVRAFDRAGRLQSGLAGRGYDGTLRVLVPPAALSARFLAATGVLLGSVVTLTLVLKGLWL from the coding sequence GTGCTGCCCATCGACGCGGCGGCCCACGGCAGTCGATGGCGGGGCCGGCACCCGCTGGAGAAGGCCGTGCTGGGGCTGGGCCTGACCACGGCCGCGCTGTGCCTGCCGCCGTGGCCGGGCGGCCCGCTCGTCGCCGCCGCGACCCTGGCGGTCCTCCTGGGCCCGGCCGGGGTCGCGCCGCGCCAGCTGTGGCGGGCCTTCCGGATCCCGCTCGGCTTCTGCTTCACCGGCGCGTTGCCGCTGCTGGTGCAGGTGGGCGGCCCGGCCGGGCTGGTCTCGGCGGCGCCCGGCGGACCCCAGCACGCCGCCGAGCTGCTGCTGCGGACCTCGGCGGGATCGCTGGGCGTGCTGCTGTTCGCCTTCACCACCCCGGTCTCCGACGTGCTGCCGCGCCTGGTGCGGGCCGGGGTGCCCGCGCCGGTGGTGGACGTGGCGCTGGTGATGTACCGGATCGGCTTCCTGCTGCTGGACTCGCTGGCGCAGGTCCGCCGGGCGCAGGCGGCCCGGCTCGGGCACACCGGCCGGGCGGCGGTCTGGCGTTCGCTCGCCGGGCAGGGCGCGACCGTGTTCGTACGGGCCTTCGACCGCGCGGGCCGGCTCCAGTCGGGGCTGGCCGGGCGCGGCTACGACGGCACGCTGCGGGTGCTGGTGCCGCCGGCCGCGCTGTCCGCGCGGTTCCTGGCCGCGACGGGCGTCCTGCTCGGCTCGGTCGTCACGCTGACTCTCGTACTGAAAGGGCTCTGGCTGTGA
- a CDS encoding energy-coupling factor ABC transporter ATP-binding protein — protein MKPLVELADAGFAYEDGPAVLSAVSFGIPAGRALALLGRNGSGKTTLLRMLSGGLRPGSGRLLLDGEPVTYGRKGLTRLRTAVQLVVQDPDDQLFAASVEQDVSFGPLNLGLPDEQVRARVDEALEALDIAALRDRPTHLLSYGQRKRAAIAGAVAMQPRVLILDEPTAGLDPDGQERLLATLERLRGLGTTVVMSTHDVELAVRWADDAAVLGPDGLRVGPAAELLADAELLAAARLRPAWAPAVAAFLRDRGLLAADAAGPRTPEALAAWHTASA, from the coding sequence GTGAAGCCGTTGGTGGAACTGGCCGACGCGGGATTCGCCTACGAGGACGGCCCGGCGGTGCTGTCCGCGGTGTCCTTCGGGATCCCGGCGGGCCGGGCGCTGGCCCTGCTCGGCCGCAACGGCAGCGGCAAGACCACGCTGCTGCGGATGCTCAGCGGCGGGCTGCGCCCCGGTTCGGGCCGGCTGCTGCTGGACGGCGAGCCGGTGACGTACGGCCGCAAGGGGCTGACCCGGCTGCGCACGGCCGTCCAACTGGTGGTGCAGGACCCGGACGACCAGCTGTTCGCCGCCTCGGTCGAGCAGGACGTGTCCTTCGGCCCGCTGAACCTAGGGCTGCCGGACGAGCAGGTGCGGGCCCGGGTGGACGAGGCGCTGGAGGCCCTGGACATCGCGGCCCTGCGGGACCGCCCCACGCACCTGCTCTCGTACGGGCAGCGCAAGCGGGCGGCCATCGCGGGCGCGGTGGCGATGCAGCCGCGGGTGCTGATCCTCGACGAGCCGACGGCCGGCCTGGACCCCGACGGGCAGGAGCGGCTGCTGGCCACCCTGGAGCGGCTGCGGGGCCTGGGCACGACGGTGGTGATGTCCACGCACGACGTGGAGCTGGCGGTGCGGTGGGCCGACGACGCGGCCGTGCTGGGCCCGGACGGGCTGCGGGTGGGGCCGGCGGCGGAGCTGCTGGCGGACGCGGAGCTGCTGGCGGCGGCCCGGCTGCGGCCGGCCTGGGCGCCGGCGGTCGCGGCCTTCCTGCGCGACCGGGGCCTGCTGGCCGCGGACGCCGCGGGTCCGCGCACCCCGGAGGCGCTGGCCGCCTGGCACACCGCCTCGGCGTAG
- a CDS encoding PadR family transcriptional regulator, whose product MSLPHAILTALLEKPSSGLELTRRFDKSIGYFWSATHQQIYRELGKLEEAGLIRALPSAQPSRGQKKEFEVLPAGRAELGRWVGESQDPKQIRDPLLLRLRAAGVVGPHGLTAELRRHLELHRRQLAMYEAIEERDFPPERNADHDRLRRLVLHGGTGLETFWLRWLEEALAEVSAMEDAVRDAVEDASEHGGPATGTP is encoded by the coding sequence ATGTCGCTGCCGCACGCCATCCTCACCGCCCTGCTGGAGAAGCCCTCGTCCGGGCTGGAGCTGACCCGGCGGTTCGACAAGTCGATCGGGTACTTCTGGTCGGCCACCCACCAGCAGATCTACCGCGAGCTGGGGAAGCTGGAGGAGGCCGGGCTGATCCGGGCGCTGCCGAGCGCGCAGCCCAGCCGGGGGCAGAAGAAGGAGTTCGAGGTGCTGCCCGCGGGGCGGGCGGAGCTGGGCCGCTGGGTGGGCGAGAGCCAGGACCCCAAGCAGATCCGGGACCCGCTGCTGCTGCGGCTGCGGGCGGCCGGCGTGGTGGGCCCGCACGGGCTCACGGCCGAGCTGCGGCGCCACCTGGAGCTGCACCGGCGGCAGCTGGCGATGTACGAGGCGATCGAGGAGCGGGACTTCCCGCCGGAGCGCAACGCCGACCACGACCGGCTGCGCCGGCTCGTACTGCACGGCGGGACGGGTCTGGAGACGTTCTGGCTGCGCTGGCTGGAGGAGGCGCTCGCCGAGGTGTCCGCGATGGAGGACGCCGTGCGGGACGCCGTGGAGGACGCCTCGGAGCACGGCGGCCCGGCCACGGGCACACCGTGA
- a CDS encoding EF-hand domain-containing protein, producing the protein MADIESARETFGRFDVNGDGFVTAEEFKQAMAEMGDPFVTAAVADAVIASKDANHDGLLSFDEFWAALNK; encoded by the coding sequence GTGGCGGACATCGAGAGCGCGCGCGAGACCTTCGGCCGGTTCGACGTGAACGGCGACGGCTTCGTGACGGCCGAGGAGTTCAAGCAGGCCATGGCCGAGATGGGCGACCCGTTCGTCACCGCCGCGGTCGCCGACGCGGTCATCGCCTCCAAGGACGCGAACCACGACGGCCTGCTGAGCTTCGACGAGTTCTGGGCCGCGCTGAACAAGTGA
- a CDS encoding tRNA-dependent cyclodipeptide synthase, whose translation MTISTDSSFDAFEVLPFTRTCRHIWEDGDHVLIGVSPGNSYFSADRIAGLTQWATERFAQVDFVYADLHVDRMFAAFGYSREHAEKRAAKEIKAVRRRILKGVEESLTPHTEIRVRALSDFSDNQVYQLLHRRVLHFLESDDEFRKNCEKMALHFVGSKLPEGESITDEQLRVCFDYIAAELPFFVDTPSILDVPSSVSAYHVNMPLTEVLYARGGGLRATRNQAYAVVRPEAAAAPRTPTAPASPASPATPAAVERTADERRAA comes from the coding sequence GTGACGATCAGTACTGACTCATCATTTGACGCATTCGAGGTCCTGCCCTTCACCCGCACCTGCCGTCACATTTGGGAAGACGGCGACCATGTGCTCATCGGGGTGAGTCCGGGCAACAGCTACTTCAGCGCAGACCGGATAGCAGGGCTCACCCAGTGGGCCACCGAACGCTTCGCGCAGGTCGACTTCGTCTACGCAGACCTCCACGTGGACCGGATGTTCGCGGCATTCGGCTACAGCCGCGAGCACGCGGAGAAGCGGGCCGCCAAGGAGATAAAGGCGGTCCGGCGCAGGATACTCAAGGGGGTGGAGGAATCACTCACACCCCACACGGAGATCCGGGTGAGAGCACTCTCGGATTTCTCAGACAATCAGGTCTACCAGCTGCTGCACCGTCGCGTTCTGCACTTCCTGGAAAGCGATGATGAATTTCGCAAGAACTGCGAGAAGATGGCGCTCCATTTCGTCGGATCGAAACTCCCCGAGGGCGAGTCGATCACCGACGAGCAGCTGCGGGTCTGCTTCGACTACATCGCGGCCGAGCTGCCTTTCTTCGTGGACACCCCGAGCATTCTGGACGTGCCCTCCTCGGTGTCCGCCTACCACGTCAACATGCCGCTGACCGAGGTGCTGTACGCCCGCGGCGGCGGCCTGCGCGCGACCCGCAACCAGGCCTACGCCGTCGTACGCCCGGAGGCGGCGGCCGCGCCCCGCACCCCGACGGCGCCCGCGTCACCCGCATCACCCGCGACACCCGCAGCAGTGGAAAGGACCGCCGATGAGCGTCGAGCAGCGTGA
- a CDS encoding cytochrome P450, which translates to MSVEQREAPENHGEPLIDFPLSRRGDVLPEECARLREKAPVARVRTLTGDPAWLVSSHALAKQVLEDERFSLKDTANAGVPRQYALTIPPEVVNNMGNINSAGLRNAVMKALNPRQAGLQDFLRATAHGLLDALAAEGGPADLRAGFADPFSAALHCEVLGAPFEDWRRLMSGLDVAFMTAAEPFADSALNWYKDVGYFEQQLRAQLARPEAERTGLLGRFAALKEADPESAHLTDDMFATVAVSLFGAGAVSTSSFLVLAVLALLQRPELIGYLRAHPERTGRAVDELLRWNLSIGDGLPRLATADVQVGDVLVKEGELVLVLVEGANFDPAVFGDDADRLDLERESNPHLSFGAGRHFCPASALGRVHAEIALEVLVERLPGLRLAVPAENLVWRTGFIKRLPERLPVAW; encoded by the coding sequence ATGAGCGTCGAGCAGCGTGAGGCCCCGGAGAACCACGGCGAGCCCCTCATCGACTTCCCCCTCTCCCGCCGCGGCGACGTGCTCCCCGAGGAGTGCGCCCGGCTGCGCGAGAAGGCGCCGGTCGCCAGGGTGCGCACGCTCACCGGCGACCCGGCCTGGCTGGTGAGCAGCCACGCGCTGGCCAAGCAGGTGCTGGAGGACGAGCGGTTCAGCCTCAAGGACACCGCGAACGCCGGCGTCCCCCGCCAGTACGCGCTGACGATCCCGCCCGAGGTCGTCAACAACATGGGCAACATCAACAGCGCCGGGCTGCGCAACGCGGTGATGAAGGCCCTCAACCCGCGCCAGGCCGGGCTCCAGGACTTCCTGCGGGCCACCGCGCACGGACTGCTCGACGCGCTGGCCGCCGAGGGCGGTCCCGCCGACCTGCGGGCCGGTTTCGCCGACCCGTTCTCGGCGGCGCTGCACTGCGAGGTGCTGGGCGCGCCGTTCGAGGACTGGCGGCGCCTGATGTCCGGGCTGGACGTGGCCTTCATGACCGCGGCCGAGCCGTTCGCCGACTCCGCGCTCAACTGGTACAAGGACGTCGGCTACTTCGAGCAGCAGTTGCGGGCCCAGCTGGCCCGGCCGGAAGCGGAACGCACCGGCCTGCTCGGCAGGTTCGCCGCGCTGAAGGAGGCGGACCCGGAGTCGGCGCACCTGACCGACGACATGTTCGCGACGGTGGCCGTCTCGCTGTTCGGCGCCGGCGCGGTGTCCACGTCCTCGTTCCTGGTGCTGGCCGTGCTCGCGCTGCTCCAGCGGCCCGAGCTGATCGGCTACCTGCGTGCCCACCCCGAGCGGACGGGCCGTGCGGTGGACGAGCTGCTGCGCTGGAACCTGTCGATCGGCGACGGGCTGCCGCGCCTGGCGACGGCCGACGTCCAGGTCGGTGACGTGCTGGTGAAGGAGGGCGAGCTGGTGCTCGTGCTCGTCGAGGGCGCCAACTTCGATCCCGCGGTGTTCGGCGACGACGCCGACCGCCTCGACCTGGAGCGGGAGAGCAACCCGCACCTGTCGTTCGGCGCCGGCCGGCACTTCTGCCCGGCGTCCGCGCTGGGCCGGGTGCACGCCGAGATCGCCCTGGAGGTGCTGGTCGAGCGCCTCCCCGGGCTGCGGCTCGCGGTGCCGGCGGAGAACCTGGTGTGGCGCACGGGATTCATCAAGCGGCTTCCGGAGCGGCTTCCGGTGGCCTGGTGA
- a CDS encoding YVTN family beta-propeller repeat protein → MTTTRLPRKATVLLAGLVLAALAGCGAADKGKPEALGTKGAARPARAVPVAPPGLAGMPPVLDPNDVYAADRPNKLSPVVKDFPSRVYVPNTGSNTVSVIDPATYKVIDTIPVGVQPQHVVPSWDMKTLWVNNNRGHTLTPIDPATGKAGKPVEVHDPYNLYFTPNGKYAVVMASMDKELVFRDPHTMDRVKTVPVSCFGVNHADFSADGRYFIVSCEFSGELLKVDTEKMQVIGQQKIPFEGAMPQDVKISPDGKTFYVADMMAHGMWVLDGEKFTTPKLLPTGKGCHGLYVSRDSKEMYISNRGEGTVSVFNFPENRLTKKWELPDGGSPDMGGVSADGQVLWLSGRYDGEVYAIDTVTGKQLARVPVGGGPHGLAVYPQPGRYSLGHTGIFR, encoded by the coding sequence ATGACGACCACCCGCCTTCCCCGGAAGGCCACCGTGCTCCTGGCCGGACTGGTCCTCGCCGCCCTGGCCGGCTGCGGCGCCGCCGACAAGGGCAAGCCCGAGGCGCTCGGCACCAAGGGGGCGGCCCGCCCGGCCCGCGCCGTGCCCGTCGCGCCCCCGGGACTGGCCGGGATGCCTCCCGTACTCGACCCGAACGACGTGTACGCGGCGGACCGGCCGAACAAGCTGTCGCCCGTGGTCAAGGACTTCCCGTCCCGCGTCTACGTGCCCAACACCGGCTCGAACACGGTGTCCGTCATCGACCCGGCGACGTACAAGGTGATCGACACGATCCCCGTCGGAGTCCAGCCGCAGCACGTGGTGCCCTCCTGGGACATGAAGACCCTGTGGGTCAACAACAACCGCGGGCACACCCTCACACCCATCGACCCGGCCACCGGCAAGGCGGGCAAGCCCGTCGAGGTGCACGACCCGTACAACCTGTACTTCACGCCCAACGGCAAGTACGCGGTGGTCATGGCGTCGATGGACAAGGAGCTGGTGTTCCGCGACCCGCACACCATGGACCGCGTGAAGACGGTGCCCGTCAGCTGCTTCGGCGTCAATCACGCGGACTTCTCCGCGGACGGCCGGTACTTCATCGTGTCCTGCGAGTTCTCCGGCGAACTCCTCAAGGTCGACACGGAGAAGATGCAAGTCATCGGCCAGCAGAAGATTCCGTTCGAGGGCGCCATGCCGCAGGACGTGAAGATCTCCCCGGACGGAAAGACCTTCTACGTGGCCGACATGATGGCCCACGGCATGTGGGTGCTCGACGGAGAGAAGTTCACCACGCCCAAGCTGCTGCCGACCGGAAAGGGCTGCCACGGCCTGTACGTGAGCCGCGACTCGAAGGAGATGTACATCTCCAACCGGGGCGAGGGCACCGTCTCCGTCTTCAACTTCCCCGAGAACCGCCTCACGAAGAAGTGGGAGCTCCCCGACGGCGGCAGTCCCGACATGGGCGGGGTCTCCGCCGACGGCCAGGTGCTGTGGCTGTCCGGCCGCTACGACGGCGAGGTCTACGCGATCGACACGGTCACCGGCAAGCAGCTGGCCCGCGTCCCGGTCGGCGGCGGCCCGCACGGGCTCGCCGTGTACCCGCAGCCCGGCCGCTACTCGCTCGGCCACACCGGCATCTTCCGGTAG
- a CDS encoding polysaccharide deacetylase family protein, protein MICHPDRRTALRAGAAVAAGTLAAACGAGRTPAPPAASGPARPAAPSGPAPAAAPRAFPGQPAEIDHGPRGRPKVALTFHGNGDPGTARAVLAEAEKAGARLTVLAVGSWLDAHPAMARRILDGGHELGNHTQSHLDICAMPEARAYAEITGCAQRLRTLTGSIGTWFRPSRAQYATPLVRTLARRAGYPHVLSYDVDSLDFTSPGGAAVVRNVTGTVRDGSVVSLHFGYADTVDAMPPLLDELARRGLRAVTTTELLTS, encoded by the coding sequence GTGATCTGTCATCCAGACCGCCGGACCGCCCTGCGCGCCGGAGCGGCGGTCGCCGCCGGAACCCTCGCCGCCGCCTGCGGCGCGGGCCGTACGCCGGCCCCGCCCGCCGCCTCCGGACCCGCACGGCCCGCCGCCCCCTCCGGCCCGGCACCCGCAGCCGCCCCCCGGGCCTTCCCGGGGCAGCCCGCCGAGATCGACCACGGCCCGCGCGGCCGCCCGAAGGTGGCCCTCACCTTCCACGGCAACGGCGACCCCGGCACCGCCCGCGCGGTGCTCGCCGAAGCCGAGAAGGCCGGAGCGCGGCTGACCGTGCTCGCCGTCGGCAGCTGGCTCGACGCCCACCCCGCGATGGCCCGCCGGATCCTCGACGGCGGCCACGAACTCGGCAACCACACCCAGAGCCACCTGGACATCTGCGCCATGCCCGAGGCGCGGGCGTACGCCGAGATCACCGGCTGCGCCCAGCGGCTGCGCACCCTCACCGGGTCCATCGGCACCTGGTTCCGGCCGTCCCGGGCCCAGTACGCCACCCCCCTGGTGCGCACCCTGGCCCGCCGGGCGGGCTATCCGCACGTCCTGTCGTACGACGTGGACTCCCTCGACTTCACCTCACCCGGTGGCGCGGCCGTCGTCCGCAACGTCACGGGAACGGTCCGCGACGGATCGGTGGTGAGCCTGCATTTCGGCTACGCGGACACGGTCGACGCCATGCCACCCCTCCTCGACGAACTCGCGCGCCGCGGACTGCGCGCGGTGACCACCACGGAGCTGCTCACCTCATGA
- a CDS encoding ATP-binding protein, with the protein MAGLEGVEQPRQRSSASGVRMTAALEDEQGLKALELYGNPAEAEVTLPSRPESAGTARRLAQTVVVRQWGLSAQIAEHAVLLVSELVGNAVRHTGARSFGLQMKRRRGWIRIEVRDPSRGLPCLLPVHELDVSGRGLFLVDKLSDRWGADLLPRGKITWFEMRVADRH; encoded by the coding sequence ATGGCGGGCCTGGAAGGTGTGGAGCAACCGCGGCAGCGCAGCAGCGCTTCCGGCGTACGGATGACAGCGGCCCTTGAGGACGAACAGGGCCTGAAAGCGCTGGAGTTGTACGGAAATCCGGCGGAGGCGGAAGTGACGCTGCCATCCCGGCCGGAATCCGCCGGCACGGCCCGCCGGCTCGCCCAGACCGTGGTGGTCCGCCAGTGGGGGCTGTCGGCGCAGATCGCCGAGCACGCGGTCTTACTGGTCTCGGAGCTGGTCGGCAATGCGGTCCGGCACACCGGGGCCCGGTCCTTCGGGCTCCAGATGAAGCGGCGCCGCGGCTGGATCCGCATCGAGGTGCGCGATCCCTCGCGCGGACTGCCCTGCCTGCTGCCGGTGCACGAGTTGGACGTGAGCGGGCGCGGCCTCTTCCTGGTGGACAAGCTGTCCGACCGGTGGGGCGCCGACCTGCTGCCGCGCGGCAAGATCACCTGGTTCGAGATGCGGGTCGCCGACCGGCACTGA